From the Haladaptatus sp. DJG-WS-42 genome, the window GGGTGACGATGCGCCGCCCATCGACCACGACGGGGGTTTCCATTGCGTCGAACTCAGAGTCGAGCGCCGCAAACTCGTCCCAGTCGGTGACGACGAGCGCGCCGTGTGCACCGTCGAGAGCAGCCGCCGCGGAGGGTGCGTACTCGATGTCGGGAAAGCGAGTGCGCATGTTCTCGGTTGCGACGGGGTCGTAGGCCACCACCGTCGCGCCCCGTTCGAGCAGGCCTTCGATAGTTGGAATCGCACGCGACTCGCGGATGTCGTCGGTGCCCGGCTTGAACGCAAGTCCGAGGACGGCAACACGCTTGCCGCTGACATCGACATGGTCGTCGAGCAGCGAGAGCAGTCGGTCGGGTTGGCGGTCGTTTACGTCAACCGCGGCCTGCAACAGTTGGGGTTCGTAGCCCGTGTCACGGGCAGCAGCGATGAGCGCGGCCACGTCTTTTGGGAAACACGACCCACCCCAGCCAACGCCGCTCCGGAGGAAATGTGGGCCGATGCGCTCGTCTAAGCCAATCGCCTCTGCGACTTCGTAGGCGTCTACGTCGTAGGCTTTGCAGATGTTTCCGAGTTCGTTGATGAGGCTGATTTTCGCCGCGAGAAAGGCGTTGTTCGCGTACTTTATCATCTCCGCCTCACGCAGACCCGTTTTCACGACCGGGGCGTCGGTTCGGTCGATGAGCGGCCGGTAGAGCGTTTCGAGAAGGTCGTAGTCCCGAGCTGACTCCGCGCCGAAGACGAGTTTATCTGGCGTGAGAAAGTCTTCGACCGCAGTCCCTTCCCGAAGGAACTCCGGGTTCATCGCAACGCCAAAGTCCTCGCCTGCGACCTTCCCCGAGACTTCTTCGAGCAGCGGACGGACGACATCGCCCGTCGTCCCTGGTGTGACCGTGCTTTTGACGACGACGAGGTGGTAGTCGTCTTTTTCGGCGAGAGCGTCACCGAGCGAGCGCGTCCCGGCTTTCATAATCGAGAGGTCGATAGAGCCGTCGGGGTTCGACGGCGTGGTGAGCGCGAGAAACGTCACGTCTGTCTCGCGGACTGCGCTGTAGTCGGTCGTCGCGCGAAGCGAGGTTCCCGCGTGTGTTTTGACGAGGTCAGCCAGCCCCGGTTCGTGGATGGGTGCCTCGCCGTCGTTGAGTTTCGAGACGACTGTCTCGTCGATGTCGATGGCCGTCACGTCGTGGCCAAGGTCTGCGAAGCATGCGGCGATGGTGGTCCCCACGTACCCGCTCCCCACGATGCTGATGTTCATTACAGATACTTGTCCGTAATCTGTCTTGAGGATTTGGAATAGTCAGTGCAGTGAGAGGGTTTTTAATGTAAGAGAACCCACCCGATGGTATGCAAGCAGTCGTGCTCGCGGCGGGGAAAGGTACCCGACTGCGACCACTCACGGACGATAAGCCAAAGGGGATGGTCGAGGTTGCAGGAAAACCAATCTTGACCCATTGTTTCGAGCAATTGAAGAGTCTCGGAGCCACCGAGTTCCACGTCGTCGTCGGCTACAAGAAAGAAGCCATCATCAGCTACTACGGCGACGAGTTCGAAGACATTCCAATCACCTACTCCCACCAGCGCGAACAGAACGGCCTCGCCCACGCGCTGTTGACCGTCGAAGAACACATCGACGACGACTTCATGCTCATCCTCGGCGACAACATCTTCCGGGCAAACCTTGGGGATGTCGTGAATCGCCAGCGCGAAGAGCGCGCAGACGCGGCCTTCCTCGTCGAAGAAGTTCCCTGGGAAGAGGCCTCTCGCTACGGGGTCTGTCGGACGAACGCCTACGGCGAGATTATCTCCGTGGTCGAAAAGCCCGCAGAGCCGGAATCGAATCTGGTCATGACCGGCTTCTATACGTTCACGCCAGCGATTTTCCACGCCTGTCACCTCGTCCAGCCGTCGAATCGCGGCGAGTACGAACTGAGTGAGGCAATCGACCTGCTCATCCACTCGGGACGCACCATTGACGCGATTCGAATGGAAGGCTGGCGCGCGGACATTGGCTACCCCGAGGACAGAGAGGCCACGGAAGCGCGAATTCTCGAAGAAGAAGGCGAGAAAGCGAAAACGGAGTAGGCGAGTCGCTTAGTTTTCTGGCAGGTCAACGACGATGTAGTGGTGCCCAGCGCTGAAGTAGCGCGCCTTCGCCCAGATAATCTTCATTTCGGGGTGTTCAGGGGCGGCGTACTCGCCGTCTGGCATCTCGTAGAGCGCCAGTGAGTACCAGCTGTGGTCTGGGTCACAGCCCTCGTGGACGTAGAAGTCCATGCGAATCGCAGTGTCGTTCACCTCGACACTCTTGAAGTCAACGCACTCGCGGATGAACTCGCTTTGCCACCCGGTGTTGTGAACGGCTTCGGTGTCGCCGGTGACGATGTTGCCGTTAAACATGTAGATGACTTGGTCGTTGTCGATGTACGACCAGTCACGCGTCTTGTTGAAGTACTGGTACGGCCGTCCCGTGACGAGGTAGGCATGGTAGTGGCCAGATTCCGTATCAGTTGAGTACGTCGGCTCTTCTGGCGTTGGGGTTGGCGTCGGCGTTGGTTCTGCCGTCGTGGTTGGTTGTGCAGTGGTGGTTGGCGTCTGCGTCGTGGTCACCGGCGCGTCAGTCGTCGTCGCGGGCGTTTCAGTGGTCGTCTCTGAATCATCATCATCAGACGAGCGCCGCGAGCGCTTTCGTTCGGTCGTTGTCACCGGCTCTTCGGTCGTCGTCGGTGTATCTGGCGACGCGCTGCGCTCGGTCGTCGGCTCCGCCTCAGTCGTGGTCACGGGCGGCGTCGTCGTTGGGGGTGCGCTCGTCGTCGGGTCAGGGGTGACAGGGTCGTGTGTCACAACGTCATCGAACACGAGGTCTTGGTCGGACGTATCCGGGCCACCAAAGCCCGACAATCCGACGGTGAAACTCACGATGATGAGGAGAACGAATGCTCCAACAACAACGCTCGTTGTTCGAAATGGGATCGCCATACTCTGACTGTCGGGAGTGAAAGATATTGTTACAGGCAGGATACACACCCTGACATGACTGTTAGTTGGATATTACAGTCATTCCGGAAAGACCATTTTTCAGAGGAGATTTCGAGTGACGGCGGCGGGCCAGTCAGTGCCTACTTACGTGAAAGACGTGAAACTGTTCGTCAGTTTTCAGGAGGCGTCTTGGGCGTCCACAACTGCGACGGATGCCAGATTGACCACGTCTTTGACTTCGTCGCCGCGCTGGAGGACGTGGACGGGTTTGTCCATGCCCACGAGCATTGGGCCAATGGCTTCTGCGCCGCCGAGGCGCTGAAGGAGTTTGTACGCGATGTTCCCCGCCTCCAGATTCGGGAACACGAGGATGTTGGCGGGTTTGTCTAACGCTGCGAACTCGTAGGTGCCGTGGAGCATCTCCTCGACGACGGCAGTGTCCGCCTGCATTTCCCCATCGACGGGGAAATCAACCGTCGGATCAGCACGGAGGAGTTGCGCCGCCCGGCGTGGCTTTCGCGTGCCGTCGTTGTCCACCGAGCCGAAATCAGAGTACGACAGGAGTGCCGCGCGCGGTTCGACGTTGAACTTCCGAGCAAGTGTCGCGGTATGTTTCGTAATCTCTGCGAGCACTTCCTCGGTCGGGTCGAGATTGACCGTCGTGTCCACGCAGAACACCACTCTGTCTTTGAAAGTGAGCATGTACACACCCGCGGCGTACTCGGCGTTTTCTGCAGTGCCGATGACTTGTAGCGGCGGGCGCAGGGCCGAGGGATAGTGGTGGGTGAGGCCGGTGAGCATTGCGTCTGCATCGCCCATTTCGACCATCACGCTGCTCAGGAAATTGCCGTCAGTGATGAGTTCTGCCGCCTCGCGGCGGGTGACGCCTTTGCGCCGCCGGAGTTCGTACAGCCGGTCTGCGTAGGCGTCGAGCGAGTCGCTATCGGGGTCAACGATTTCCACCTCGTAGTCGAGACCGAGTTCGGCCATCCGCGCCCAGATTTTTCGCCGGTCGCCAATCAGCACTGGCTCTGCGATGCCCTGTTCTTTGAGCTGGGCGGCGGCACGAATCACCTTGTCGTCGTCGCCTTCTGCAAACACGACGCGTTTTGGGTCGCTCTGGGCTTTGTTGAGGACGACGCGCATCATCTCGCGGGATTTCCCGAGACGCGCTTCGAGGCGCTCGCGGTAGGCGTCGAGGTCGATGTGTTGGCGGGCGACGCCGCTTTCCATCGCCGCCTCTGCGACGGCCGAAGACACATCGAACAGTACGCGTGAATCGAGCGGTTTCGGGATGATGTAATCGGGGCCAAACTGGAGTGGGGCGTCGCCGTAGGCTTTCACGACGGCGTCTGGAACGTCCTCTTTGGCGAGGTCGGCGAGTGCCTCCGCGGCCGCGACTTTCATCGCCTCGTTGATCTCGCTTGCGCGCACGTCGAGCGCGCCACGGAAGATGAACGGGAAGCCGAGAACGTTATTCACCTGATTCGGGTAGTCAGAGCGTCCCGTCGCCATAATCACGTGGTCGTCGCGGGCGGCTTTGGCGTCCTCGTAGGTAATTTCGGGGTCAGGGTTTGCCATCGCGAAGATGATGGGGTCTGACGCCATCGAACGCACCATCGATTGGCTTACGATGCCGCCGACAGAGAGCCCAACAAACACGTCTGCACCCTCGATGGCGTCTTCGAGGTCTCCCTCGGGGAGGGCTTTTGCGAACGGCTCGTTGTGGGGGTTCAACTCGCCCGCATCGGCACGTTTTTCGGTGAGGATGCCCCCAATATCGACCATCGTGATGTTCTCGCGTTTCGCGCCGAGTGAGACGTAGAACTTCGCCGTCGCGGTGGCCGCCGCACCCGCTCCCGAGAACACGATGGTCACGTCTTCGATGGCTTTCTCGGCGATTTCGAGGGCATTGAGGAGGGCGGCCCCGGAGATGATGGCGGTGCCGTGTTGGTCGTCGTGGAACACGGGAATCGACATGCGCTCGCGAAGTTTCTCCTCGATTTCGAAGCACTCGGGCGCCTTGATATCCTCTAAATTAATGCCTCCAAAGGTGGGTTCCATCATGGCAACTGACTCGATCATCTTCGCTGGGTCGTCGGTGTCGAGTTCGATGTCGAACACGTCGATGTCGGCGAAGCGTTTGAACAGGACGCCCTTGCCTTCCATGACGGGTTTCGAGGCCTGTGCGCCGATGTCGCCGAGGCCGAGTACGGCAGAGCCGTTCGAGATGACGCCGACCATGTTGCCTTTCGCGGTGTAGGTGTAGGCGTCGTCCGGATTTTTCTCGATTTCGAGACACGGCGCGGCCACACCCGGCGAGTACGCCAGACTCAGGTCGCGCTGGGTGTTCGTTGGTTTTGTCGTCGAAATTTCGAGTTTACCGGGTGGGTCGGTCTGATGATACTCAAGTGCGTCCTCGTCCAGTCCCATACGACGTATGGGGTAGGCACACAATTATAAGATGTCCGTCAGCGGGATGTTTTGTGCTGGGGTGGCATTCCACAGCGCGAGGGAGAACAGAATGCCGCCGTCATCGCCATCTTCTCTGTTCTCGTGGGCATCTTCTTGGGCGTCGTGTTCGTCTTCTAACTGGCTGTGTGCAGCCTCGCGGTCTTCGTGGTGTTGGATGTCGGCTTGGTGGGCGTCGTAGTCGCCGTACTCTTCGAGGTGGTTTCTGAACTCGAGGCGGTGGTCTCTGAACTTCTCGCGGTGGTCATAGTACGCCTTTACGTGTTCCTCGTGGGCTTTCTCATGTTTCTTCCACTCGCCCTCTGAGGCGTTCGTTTGGATCAGATACTCGTGTTCTTGTTTCAGTTGCTCGTGGCGCTCTACGAGTTCGTCGTGCTCTGCATCGAGTTCCGCACGCACCGTTTCGAACTCCTCGTGTTCTTCCTGGGCGTCTTCATCCACCGCTGTGGTCGTCGCCGTGGCTGTGGTCGTAGTCGTCGTGTCGAACGGGTCTTCGGTCGTTGTCGTGGTCGTACTCGTCGGCGTTGCGGTTGTCGTTGCCGTCGTGGTCACCGCCTCGGTCGTCGTCTCATTCGAGACGGGCGTGTCAACCGGAGCGGACGGGCCAAGCGAGGCGAGGACGACGGTGGCCGTCGCACCAAACATGGCCGCGCCTAACAGCATGAGCATCAGATTTGCTTTGCCTCGCTTGCCGGTCACGAGGGACTTTACAGACGAGAGGCCGCGCATAGTCGGTCCTTTTTGCCTGACCACCATTATTACGCGGCGGGTAAGCGAGTCAAGGCTCTGACGTGTACGAGCCGTCCTCTCTGTGTGGTGACTGGTTGCTTTCCAAGCGAGGAAACGCACGTTGGTACTGGTCGTATCAGAGGCCGATATTGAACACTCGGTTTATGAGAACGCCACCCACGCCAATGGCCATCACTCCGGCGAGGAGCGCGAACGCGACCGACCACCCGGCGACGTCAGAGAGGGTGCCAACGACGACGCTTCCGAGCGCGCCAAGGAGAACGTAGATCGTCCGCATGAAACCAAAGCCTGCACCCTGCTCTGCGGTGGTGAGCGCGTCCATCAATCGCGCCTGGAGTGGCGCACCCCAGCTCATCGCAAGTCCGATACAGACGATGGCTCCGCCGAGGGTGAGCCACGAGTCACCGACGACGAGCAGGCTATAGCCCACGACGCCCGCACCCATGCACACCGCGACGGCGATGTCGCGGGGGATGCGGTCTGAGATGGTTCCCATGAGCGGCTGTGAGACGCCTTGGACCACGAAATACGCGGAGAACACGAGTCCGGCCGTCGTCCGAGAGGTTCCCTGATACTGCTCGAAAAACGCCGAGAGAAACGACGCCGTTGCCTGCCACGCGAACGCTCCGAGCACCGCGAGCGCCACCATGAACGCAATATCCGGGCGGGCAAGCAACGAGAGTAAGGGGCCGGGAGCGAGCCGCTGTCGAATCGAGGTCTCGGGCTGTGAAGGGGCCGTTGGGCGAACCTGCCACGCGAACACGACGAGGACCGGAAGTGCGACGACGGCACCGAGACCGAGGGCGTAGCGCCAGCCGTACACCGACCCGACGTAGGCGGCGGCGACAGGTGCGAGGAGTCCGGCGACGGGCGCACCGACACCATGGACGCCGATTGCCCGCCCAATGTTGTCGAACTGGCGAGTGAGCAACATCGTTGCAGGGCTGTAGTGGAGACCCGCGCCCGCGCCGAGGACGATGGCGAAGACGACGAACGTGAGAAACGAGGGAGCTGCCGCGAGCAGGAGGCTTGCGACGGCTGTGAGGCCAACGGCCGTGAGAATTACGCGGCGCTCGCCGTAGCGGTCTGCGACGATGCCGCTCGGAAACTGCGAGAGGGCGTAGGCCATCCACATCCCCGTGAGCGCCCCGCCAACGGCGCTGTTGGTCACGTCGAAACTCGCCGTAATCGCCGGGACGACGGGGCTGATGACGAGGCGAGCCACCATGGTGCCGAAAAAGGCGAGCGTACAGAGGAGCAGCACCGAGCGGCGGTATGGCCAGCGCATCTACTGGTGGTTCAGCGATGGCGAGGTTTACTCGTTCTGTTCGCGAGCGAGACCTCGTCTCCTGCGCCCAGGTTATTTATTCTGTGCTTTACGTGATGAAATGTAGTTATGTTCGATTTGATTACGTTGACCGTGTTCGGAGGCGAGTCGGCTGCTCGCAGGTCGTGTTTGTGACGAGGACTGATAGCTATCCAGACTGGTCTAGGCAGCTAAACTATCGATACGGAGTTTTAGGCTCGACCGGTGCAGCGCACTGAGAGGGTCAGTGAAACGCGCAAAAGAAAGCCGTGCAGTCACTGTGTTTGTCCCACCACAAGAAACACCAGTCGAGGGAAAAGAGCCGGCGAGATTGGAGGAGATTGTGACCGAGTGTGGTACGATGCTACAGAAATCCAAATCGAAGAAGTTGTGAGAGCTACAGAGTTACACGAGTTACCAAACAAAAAATAAATAAATGAATTCGATTTAATCGCATCATTTCTGGTCAAACGCACTCAAAAATATCCTGTCAAGCCCATTTATTTGATATTCAGATACAAAATTCAGCGAATGTCCGTTTTAGTGAGCGGATAATAAACACCGACAGGAGTGAAGGAACCGATGGAATGTCAGATACGACCTATCCTCGGAGAGCAGTTCTTGCGATGGCTGGGGTTGCGCTTGGTGGCGCCAGCCTCATCCGGGCAACCGGAAGTGCGACCGCGGCGACCCGTGAATCATTTTTACTCCTCGAAGGCACCGACCACGAGACTGAAGTGTTCGTCACCCATGGCGAGGCAGACGGCCCGACCGTTCTCGTGATTGGTGGTATCCACGGAAACGAGACGGCAGGCTACGAAGCAGCAGCCGAAATCAAAGAGTGGGAAATCGAATCTGGGACGCTCGTGACGATACCACGCGCGAACGAGGTTGCAATCAGCAACGACACGCGAATCGGTGACGGCGGCGACCTGAACCGACAGTTCCCAACCGGCGAGGAGCCGGAGACAGCCCTCGCTCGCGCACTCTGGAGCGTCGTCGAAGAGTACGAACCGGGCACGGTTCTCGACCTCCACGAATCACAAGAAGTCTACGACGGCAGTGACTTAGATGGCGTCGGCCAGACCGTGTTCCACTCGGATGGCGAGAAAGCGACGACCGACGCAGAGGACGCCGTCAACTTCGTGAACAACACCTACATCGGCGACAGCACGTACAACTTCAAACTCGGCGGTTTCTCCAGCCCCGATACCGACCCAAGCGACCTGTTCGTCCACAAAGCCTCGCGCGACGCCGGTGCGGACGCTTTCCTCGTCGAGACGGTTTCGACGGACATCGCTCTCGACACACGCGTCGAGTGGCACAACGTGATTACCCGTCGGGTGGCCGGTGAAGAGCTGTTCGCCGGCGAAGAAGAGACGCCAACACCGACTCCAGAACCAGAACCAGAGCCGCCAACGGCGACGATTGCGACCACGCCCGAGAACGCAACTGACGTGACGCTCGAAAAGGGCACGACCGTCGAACTCGACGCGACTTCGTCTGAAGCCGGAAGCAGTGACATCGTCAAGTTCGCATGGGACCTCACCGGCGACGGCGCAACCGACGCGACGGGCGCACAGACGAGCGTCACGCTCGATGAGTGTCAGCAGTACCCCATCGTCCTCACCGCGACCGATGCAGAGGGGATGACCGACACGACCGAGATTTCACTCTCGACGCTGTAAACGCCTCGGTGGGTGTTTCCTAGCGCGGCGGGACTACGCGAGTCCCTTCGAGTCGATAACGTCCCAGAGCTTCTCGCCCTCTTCGGTGATGCCGTAGACACGTCCCTTTCGCTGTTGCTCTGAAACCAGTAACTCGACGAGCGAGCGGCGACGAAGCTGCCCAAGCGCCCGCGAGATGTGCGAGATCGCGTTGTCAGAGTCACTTGCGAGCCGAGACGGTGTCGAAGGACCGTCTGCGAGTTGTGCGAGAACGATTACCCGGTACTGTGAGCTGATTATGTAGCTGACTTCATCCCAGTCATCTACCGATTGTGTCTCCTGCGTCCAGCTCATTGGTTAAACTCGGAGCGTCCATCGCACTGCGCTGCACGTCGGGGTGACTCCGGTGCGCAGGCGAGCCAGCTACTTCTCCGCGGGTACCCATGAGCGCCAGACGAGGCCGTCCTCGGTGGCGCTGCTTCGTGTATAAGTCGGTCACTTCCCAGTTCGCGTGCCATTACGTGTGGGGTAAGCCCCCGAAAATTACATAAATCTTCCGCCCGCAAATATTACAGATTATGTGAATGTCTTTCGTGAGTGGAAGTGAAAGTACGATATAACCGCCAACGAGCACCCAATGCGACCGATTATAAGAAAGTCAAAGTAGTCAGGAAAATCATGTATTCTATGGTGTTTGTGACCGTGTCACAGAGGTCGCATCAACCCGGGTGTCATCGACTGGCAGCAAGGCCGTATCGAGGTGGTCGTTCGCGCGCTTGTCGAGCAGCATACCAAGCGCCATGAACGTCGAGATGAGGACGAGCCCCCCAACGACTTCGACTAGACGCGAGATGCCAGTGTTGCCAAGAAGCACCGAGACGAGCGCAAACACACCGAATACGACGGCGAGCGTGTAGCAGCCAACGACCGAGTAGTCGCCGTTTTTCAGATACCGAGCGCGGAGCCGCCAGAGGAAGTTGCGAAACAGCATCTTAGAAACGTTTGGAATGTACGTCGAGTAGCGGATGTGGCTCACCTCGTCGCCGTAGATGGCGGGCATCGGCACGTCCACGACACGGAGTTTGTAGACGTTGAGTCTGACGAGCAGGTCGTTGCAGTAGCCGTAGAACTCGTACATGTTCTCTATGTCCACCGTCTCAAGGGCGGTGAGCGAGATGGCGGTGTAGCCGCTCTGTGGGTCGCCAATACCCCAGTAGCCGCTCGCGATGCGCGTAAGGTACGTGAGGATGACGTTCCCGACGTAGCGGAACGTCGGCATCGACTGGCGGTGGTCAGCCCGCAACAGTCGGTTTGTTTTGACGTACTCGGCTTCGCCCTTTGCAATCGGGTCGATGACGAGCGTGAGCAAGTCGGGGTCCATCTGCCCGTCGCCGCCGAGGACGGTGACGATGTCCACCTTGTCGTCTCTGGCGCGGAGATAACCCGTCTTGATGGCCGCACCGACGCCGCGGTTCTGGTCGTGCTGGATGGCGATGACGCGTTCTACGTTCGACCCACCGTCTGTGATCGGGTGGACGAGCGACGTTCGCGCTCGACTCGCCGACACCGCGGCTTGAATCTCTTCCCACGTCTCGTCAGTAGAGCCGTCGTCGATAACGTAGATGTGATCGACGAACGATGGCACTGATTCGATGACGTTCCCAACAAACCCCTGTTCGTTGTACGCCGGTATGACGACGCCAACTGAGTTTCCGTTATACATTTTCTTCTCCCCCTTGTGTGGTGTCTCCCCGGACACCGGTCGTGTGTTAGTTAGCTGGCTGTTCGCGCTGTGTCGTTGCGACGAGGCGTCGCAGCCCGTCTTCGAGCGAGACGTGCGGGTCGAATCCGAGTCGGTCCCGGGCCCGCGAGATGTCGGCACAGCTGTGTTGAATGTCGCCCGTGCGTGGTTCGGTGAACTGAATCTCCGCCCGCAGGCCAGTGACCTCACGAATCAGCGTCGCAAGGTCGAGAATCGAGAGCGCCCTGCCCGTCCCGACGTTGAACGCCTCGCCGGTGTGGTCGGTGGTCGCCGCGAGCAGATTCGCCTGCACCACGTCATCGACGTGGACGAAGTCGCGGGTCTGCGAGCCGTCGCCGTGGACGGTGAGCGGCGTGCCGTTCGTGGCACGGTCGACGAAGGTGCTGATGACGCCGCTGTAGTCGCCCGCGGTCTGTCGCGGGCCGTAGACGTTGAAGTAGCGCAGCGCGACCGTGTCCAGCCCGTAGAGCCGGTTGTAGGCGCGGGCGTAGTGGTCGCCTGCGAGCTTGTCGATGCCGTAGGGCGAGTCGGGCGCGGTGGGCGCGTCTTCCGAGATAGGCACCGTTTCTGGCGCACCGTAGATGGCCGCGCTCGATGCCGTCACGACGCGGGCGTCGTTCTCGCGGGCCGCTTCGAGGACGGCGACGGTCGCGTTGGCGTTCACGAGATTGCTGAAATACGGCGCTTCGACGGAGCCTTTGACGCTCACGAAGCCCGCCTCGTGGAACACGAGGTCAACGCCCGCCATCGCCGCGGTGAGCGCGGCCGAGTCACAGACGTCGCCCTCGATGACGGTGATGCCTGTGGGCAGGTTTGCGCGGGTTCCCGTCGAAAAGTCGTCGAAGACGCGCACCGTGTTTTCCGGTACGAGGGCGTCTACGAGGTGGCTCCCGATGAACCCGGCCCCACCCGTCACGAGGACGGTCTGGTCAGCAATCGGTGGGTCACGCATTGTGGCCTCCCGACGAAGGTTCGGCAAGCGCGGCTAGCTGCGGAGCCACGCGGAGTGCATTGCCTCTCATCATAGCAATACAGCGAATAGTAGCGTGATTGTTATATTCGGGCTATAATGCAGCAGCCTCAGCTTGAAATTGAAAACCATACCTAATCGGACACGTCTGTCCAGTGAACGCATGACCGCCGTGTGGAACGATGCACGCACAGTCTCATACGGGCGCGAGGAGCCGATTGGAGTGTTATGAACGAACCGGGTAATCGGGCATTATCGGCCGGTAAACGCCGATTTCCCGTCTCGAATCGAGGGGTGAAAAGAGAGTTACCGCTTTACGACGTTGTACGCCGTCTTCGCCACGTCCATCAGCGGGTTGTTGGTCTCGACGACGTAGTACGGCACGAGGTGTGCGCCGAATTTCGACTTGTAATCACAGAGGCGTTTGGTGTTCGCACCGACCATGTCGTAGGTGGTGATAGCGGAGAGCGCTGGGTCTTCTGCCACGTCTTTGAGGATGGCCCAGTGCAACAGCGTGTTGACGCTCACGTTCTCGTAGGAGGCGCGCATCCCGCCAAGCCAGTAGTACACCGTATCGTTCGAATAGAGTGTGATGATGCCGTTCAGATACGCACCCGTGCCGTCGCGGGCGACGTAGACGCGACACCGGTCGCCAAGCGAGAGCAACAGGTCGCGGACGTACTCCCACGAGAGAGTGAACGTCTCGCCTTGCTCTGCGTAGCGCGCCACTTGGTCGTCGTAGATGATTTTGGCCGACTCGATGCCTTCGACGCTGAAGGTCAAATCGAGGTCGTCGAGACGCCGAATTTCGGTGCGTAGGCTCCGGCTGAAGGAGCTCATCACCGCGTCGAGTGGCCCGTCACCGACGGTGAGGTGGTAGGTGAAATCCGAGGACACCCGAAAGTCGTCCCAGCGATACGGCCGTGGGTCGTGATACGACGGCGAACACACCATCCGCAACAGCGTCCGTGGGCTGTTCGCGTCGAGTGCTTCTAACACGCCTTCGGTGAACTGTTGGTTCAGCTGTTCGTGTTTCCGGCGTTTCGGGCTGTTTGGCATCAACACCGGCCCGAGGTGGGGAATCCCCATCGCGGGAGGTGGCGACATAATCGTCCGCCCGACCGAGCGGTCTTTGACGAACGTCGGCAACAGCGCGACCGGCTCTTGGCCGTTGAAGCCGCCGAACAGCTGCATCTCCGCTGCGGTGTGGTCGTCGATGACCCGGAGTGCCTCTGGTGTGTGAAATACCTCAAAGCCTGCCGCGGGGAGGGCTGCCTCCCACTCCGACAGGTCAAGTTGCTCTATACGCATGTGAGTTCAGCCTGTGTATGCGTGAGGGATACTCTTTGTAACGCAGAACCTACCGGTAGAAGGAACCGATTACAGACACCAGTTGTGCGATATGGTCACAAGAGCCCGACGTCGGGAAATCGCCGGTAGGAACGGCCATCAGCGCATAGTGAGTCCGTAACTATACTCGTGGTTTTCGAACATACAGGTGATTCAAACTGACTGCTGTGTCGGGTAGTTCGTCGTCACAGCGAGAGAGTGATTCCACGTGTTCCAAGAAACAATCAATAAGGTGTATTTACAGACACCAGAAGGCTATCGGGAATTCCTCCGCAAGTGGTACTACGTTCTCAATCCGAAGATGTCGTGGCGCGACCGAAAGAAGACGCT encodes:
- a CDS encoding winged helix-turn-helix domain-containing protein → MSWTQETQSVDDWDEVSYIISSQYRVIVLAQLADGPSTPSRLASDSDNAISHISRALGQLRRRSLVELLVSEQQRKGRVYGITEEGEKLWDVIDSKGLA
- a CDS encoding glycosyltransferase family 2 protein; its protein translation is MYNGNSVGVVIPAYNEQGFVGNVIESVPSFVDHIYVIDDGSTDETWEEIQAAVSASRARTSLVHPITDGGSNVERVIAIQHDQNRGVGAAIKTGYLRARDDKVDIVTVLGGDGQMDPDLLTLVIDPIAKGEAEYVKTNRLLRADHRQSMPTFRYVGNVILTYLTRIASGYWGIGDPQSGYTAISLTALETVDIENMYEFYGYCNDLLVRLNVYKLRVVDVPMPAIYGDEVSHIRYSTYIPNVSKMLFRNFLWRLRARYLKNGDYSVVGCYTLAVVFGVFALVSVLLGNTGISRLVEVVGGLVLISTFMALGMLLDKRANDHLDTALLPVDDTRVDATSVTRSQTP
- a CDS encoding NAD-dependent epimerase/dehydratase family protein codes for the protein MRDPPIADQTVLVTGGAGFIGSHLVDALVPENTVRVFDDFSTGTRANLPTGITVIEGDVCDSAALTAAMAGVDLVFHEAGFVSVKGSVEAPYFSNLVNANATVAVLEAARENDARVVTASSAAIYGAPETVPISEDAPTAPDSPYGIDKLAGDHYARAYNRLYGLDTVALRYFNVYGPRQTAGDYSGVISTFVDRATNGTPLTVHGDGSQTRDFVHVDDVVQANLLAATTDHTGEAFNVGTGRALSILDLATLIREVTGLRAEIQFTEPRTGDIQHSCADISRARDRLGFDPHVSLEDGLRRLVATTQREQPAN
- a CDS encoding GNAT family N-acetyltransferase — protein: MRIEQLDLSEWEAALPAAGFEVFHTPEALRVIDDHTAAEMQLFGGFNGQEPVALLPTFVKDRSVGRTIMSPPPAMGIPHLGPVLMPNSPKRRKHEQLNQQFTEGVLEALDANSPRTLLRMVCSPSYHDPRPYRWDDFRVSSDFTYHLTVGDGPLDAVMSSFSRSLRTEIRRLDDLDLTFSVEGIESAKIIYDDQVARYAEQGETFTLSWEYVRDLLLSLGDRCRVYVARDGTGAYLNGIITLYSNDTVYYWLGGMRASYENVSVNTLLHWAILKDVAEDPALSAITTYDMVGANTKRLCDYKSKFGAHLVPYYVVETNNPLMDVAKTAYNVVKR